Proteins from a genomic interval of Chroococcidiopsis thermalis PCC 7203:
- a CDS encoding AraC family transcriptional regulator yields MSRENTTKSKRFLEIVPHSPILSSQATTLDLIRVEHHYQPANGLSECCLPQHLISIHLGHPIQLERTAEGQCISERLIQGDIMITPPYLYRKLAWDRDADFLLLRLDSKLFVSAFYESANIEIIPQFKLHDPLIQQIGLALKSELELEGLSDRLYAESMANALIVHLLKHSSVRKYKVRNCAGGLSKLKIKQVIDYIHDNLEQNLTLVEIAAVIQISPYHFARLFKQSIGITPHQYVISKRIEKAKQLLEEHNSIVLVAEKVGFQSQSHFTKMFRKYTGITPQAYKKLL; encoded by the coding sequence ATGAGCCGAGAAAACACAACCAAGAGTAAACGTTTTCTAGAGATTGTACCGCATTCGCCCATTCTATCTAGTCAAGCAACTACGTTAGACCTTATTCGTGTCGAACATCATTATCAACCTGCAAATGGATTGTCTGAATGCTGTCTTCCTCAGCATCTAATTAGCATTCATCTTGGACACCCAATTCAACTAGAGCGAACAGCAGAGGGACAATGTATTAGCGAACGTCTGATACAAGGTGACATCATGATTACGCCGCCTTATCTGTATCGCAAATTAGCTTGGGATCGTGATGCTGACTTCCTGTTACTTCGTCTTGACAGTAAGCTTTTCGTATCTGCTTTTTATGAATCAGCAAATATTGAAATTATCCCACAGTTCAAACTTCACGACCCACTCATTCAACAAATTGGTTTAGCACTCAAATCGGAATTAGAATTAGAGGGATTAAGCGATCGCCTCTATGCAGAATCAATGGCAAATGCATTAATAGTGCATCTTTTAAAACATTCCTCAGTACGGAAATATAAAGTTCGCAATTGCGCTGGTGGTTTATCTAAATTAAAAATCAAACAGGTGATTGATTACATTCACGACAACTTGGAGCAAAATCTGACCTTAGTAGAGATAGCTGCTGTCATTCAAATAAGTCCCTATCACTTTGCTCGTTTATTTAAACAATCTATAGGAATTACACCCCACCAGTACGTAATTAGCAAACGAATTGAGAAAGCAAAACAATTGCTAGAAGAACACAACTCGATTGTTCTTGTTGCAGAGAAGGTGGGATTTCAAAGCCAAAGTCACTTTACAAAGATGTTTCGTAAATATACAGGGATAACTCCCCAAGCTTATAAAAAATTGCTGTAA
- a CDS encoding VOC family protein: MTLGTMNHLCLTVKSLEQSEPFYDAILGFMGYQQVENNDIYIMWWLQDAGAIEITVANPDSPNKFHDRYSPGFHHLAFNADSREQVDNLYKLVQEMGATVLDPPAEYQYSPGYYAVFFADPDGLKLELVHMPVLPE, translated from the coding sequence ATGACTCTAGGAACGATGAACCACCTCTGCCTCACAGTCAAAAGTTTAGAACAATCCGAACCTTTTTACGATGCGATTCTAGGCTTTATGGGCTACCAGCAGGTAGAAAACAACGATATCTATATTATGTGGTGGTTGCAGGATGCTGGAGCAATTGAAATTACTGTTGCTAATCCAGATTCGCCTAACAAATTTCACGATCGCTACTCTCCTGGATTCCACCATCTTGCATTTAATGCCGATAGTCGGGAGCAAGTAGATAACTTATACAAATTAGTTCAAGAAATGGGCGCGACAGTCCTCGATCCTCCCGCAGAATATCAATATTCACCTGGTTACTACGCCGTTTTCTTTGCCGATCCTGATGGGCTGAAGTTGGAATTAGTGCATATGCCTGTTTTGCCTGAGTAG
- a CDS encoding aminotransferase class V-fold PLP-dependent enzyme yields the protein MTSISAAQTRTEQYRQQFPALANKSYFNYGGQGPMPQAAIDAIIAAHEYVQLNGPFSSQINAWITQETEKTRQAIATELNAPPETITLTEDVTVGCNIALWGIDWQAKDHILLSDCEHPGVIATTQEITRRFGVEVSTCPLMATLNQGDPAAVIAQHLTPRTRLVVISHILWNTGQVLPVDKIVEVCRQHQGDRPVQILVDAAQSVGLLPLNLTQLGADFYAFTGHKWMCGPAGVGGLYVRPEALLGTDNCPPLQPTFIGWRSIVMDSKGQPQAWQPDGRRYEVATSAFPQYAGLKAAIATHQQWGTAESRYQQICQLSQYLWQRLNQLSDIICLRHAPPQAGLVSFQLKNRSSLHAKLVQFLESNRLMTRTLVDPSCVRACVHYFTLPCEIDRLIEEIERFCQQS from the coding sequence ATGACGAGCATCTCTGCGGCACAAACCCGAACCGAACAATATCGCCAGCAATTCCCCGCCCTGGCAAATAAATCTTACTTCAATTATGGGGGGCAAGGACCGATGCCCCAAGCAGCCATAGACGCAATTATTGCTGCCCACGAATACGTTCAACTTAACGGTCCCTTCTCCTCTCAAATTAACGCTTGGATTACTCAAGAAACCGAGAAAACCAGACAGGCAATTGCCACTGAACTAAACGCCCCACCCGAAACCATTACCCTCACCGAAGACGTAACCGTAGGCTGTAACATTGCCTTATGGGGGATTGACTGGCAAGCAAAAGACCATATCTTACTCTCAGACTGCGAACACCCAGGAGTCATCGCCACTACCCAAGAAATTACTCGAAGATTCGGTGTAGAAGTTTCTACCTGTCCCCTCATGGCGACGCTGAACCAAGGAGATCCAGCCGCAGTCATCGCCCAACACCTCACACCCCGCACCCGCCTAGTTGTCATCAGTCACATCCTCTGGAATACGGGTCAAGTCTTGCCAGTTGACAAAATTGTAGAAGTATGCAGACAGCATCAAGGCGATCGCCCCGTGCAAATTCTAGTCGATGCAGCGCAATCTGTCGGCTTGTTACCCTTAAATTTGACTCAACTAGGGGCAGATTTCTACGCCTTCACGGGTCATAAATGGATGTGCGGACCCGCCGGAGTTGGTGGTTTATACGTCCGTCCAGAAGCACTTCTTGGCACGGATAACTGCCCTCCCTTACAGCCTACCTTCATCGGCTGGCGGAGTATAGTTATGGATAGTAAGGGACAGCCCCAAGCATGGCAACCAGACGGTAGACGTTATGAAGTCGCCACATCAGCCTTTCCACAGTATGCCGGATTGAAAGCTGCGATCGCCACCCATCAGCAATGGGGAACCGCCGAGTCACGCTATCAACAAATTTGCCAACTCAGCCAATATCTCTGGCAACGTCTGAACCAATTATCAGATATTATTTGCCTGCGTCACGCCCCACCTCAAGCCGGACTCGTTTCCTTTCAACTCAAAAATCGATCTTCCCTTCATGCAAAACTCGTCCAATTTCTCGAATCAAATCGCTTGATGACACGCACCCTCGTCGATCCAAGCTGCGTCAGGGCTTGCGTCCACTACTTTACCCTCCCCTGCGAGATCGATCGCCTCATTGAAGAAATCGAGAGATTTTGCCAGCAAAGCTAA
- a CDS encoding secondary thiamine-phosphate synthase enzyme YjbQ, whose protein sequence is MHQHILRLSTAGKSFTNITAKVEAIVAQSGVETGLCNLFLRHTSASLVIQENADPDVLQDLANFMAKLVPESANYIHNAEGADDMPAHIRTALTHTSEQIPISRGQLLLGTWQGIYIWEHRQRSHIRELVVHISE, encoded by the coding sequence ATGCATCAACATATTCTCAGACTTTCTACCGCTGGTAAATCTTTTACTAACATCACTGCTAAAGTTGAAGCAATTGTTGCTCAATCTGGTGTAGAAACTGGACTATGCAATTTATTTTTACGCCATACTTCTGCAAGTTTAGTGATTCAAGAAAATGCCGATCCTGATGTACTGCAAGATTTAGCAAACTTCATGGCAAAACTCGTACCAGAATCAGCGAATTACATCCACAATGCTGAAGGTGCAGATGATATGCCCGCCCACATTCGTACAGCCCTAACTCACACTTCCGAACAAATTCCCATTTCTAGAGGACAATTATTATTAGGAACCTGGCAGGGAATTTACATTTGGGAACACCGTCAGCGCAGCCATATTAGAGAACTTGTCGTTCATATTTCTGAATAG
- a CDS encoding Nif3-like dinuclear metal center hexameric protein — protein sequence MKISDLINWFENWANPAWQESWDNSGWQIEPGVLEQPARVLVCLTPTLAVMQEAIALQKSGIPVNLIFAHHPLIFSPLKSLCSGNAIADMTRLAFRHHIGVYTAHTNFDQVADGTADVLAQLLHLKQVAPIVPTQPELGYGRVGEINPSCTLQELLQQIQTVLNPPDLIFSPTVDLQKTIERVAVLGGSGASFISDVVKTGAQAYLTSDCKFHQFQESRDRGLILIDAGHYATERPACDRLVTKLQTAGVEWAQLSQQDEDFRLFYKR from the coding sequence ATGAAAATCTCAGATTTAATAAATTGGTTTGAAAATTGGGCAAATCCTGCTTGGCAAGAAAGTTGGGATAATTCTGGTTGGCAGATTGAACCAGGAGTATTAGAGCAACCTGCAAGGGTACTGGTATGCTTGACACCAACTCTAGCTGTGATGCAAGAGGCGATCGCACTACAAAAATCGGGGATTCCAGTCAATCTAATTTTTGCCCATCATCCACTAATTTTTAGTCCGCTGAAATCTTTGTGTAGTGGAAATGCGATCGCGGACATGACGCGCCTAGCTTTTCGTCACCATATCGGCGTTTATACAGCTCATACTAACTTTGACCAAGTAGCAGACGGTACTGCTGACGTACTAGCGCAGTTGTTACATCTCAAGCAAGTTGCGCCAATTGTACCGACGCAGCCAGAACTCGGTTACGGTCGCGTGGGAGAGATTAACCCTTCTTGTACTTTGCAAGAATTGTTACAACAAATTCAAACAGTACTGAACCCTCCCGATCTGATTTTCTCCCCGACAGTAGATTTACAAAAAACCATCGAGCGAGTAGCTGTTTTAGGTGGGTCTGGTGCTAGTTTTATTTCGGATGTGGTAAAAACAGGGGCGCAAGCTTATTTAACTTCCGATTGTAAGTTTCATCAATTTCAAGAAAGTCGCGATCGCGGTTTAATTCTGATTGATGCCGGACACTACGCTACCGAACGTCCAGCTTGCGATCGATTGGTGACAAAGCTTCAAACTGCCGGAGTGGAATGGGCGCAATTAAGTCAGCAAGACGAAGATTTTCGACTTTTCTACAAGCGCTAG
- a CDS encoding glycosyltransferase — MSVVFNLDAKKNARILLLSLRKIKFHVARCYLYELEDLICEFDSADILTPVFNPDLFKVTNRIANTMAQAVGSSKLINPLFKQFNLDKEYELFFIICQSPLDILAINSIKNWRNKCRRVVVWLDEIWAKDVEKWKAQLSFLQEVDYIFMNFSQSIEGVSKIIQRPCDYIPFGIDAIKFCPYPLNRERSVDLYSVGRRSQVTHQTLLDLSERVNFFYIYETIKDLYTADHRYHRSLYKNILKKSRYFIANRAKIDDANATGDQQEVGARFFEGAAAGTVMLGVPPECESFTRNFDWEDAVIQVAYDAPNIVEILAELDSQPDRLQKIRTNNVVNSLLKHDWVYRWETILATVGLDSTPAMMARKARLQNLVERILTRKNSDRQLITQTGFTSKTERRCQLFESVITD; from the coding sequence ATGTCAGTAGTCTTCAATCTCGATGCTAAGAAAAACGCTCGAATTCTATTACTATCTTTGCGAAAGATAAAGTTTCATGTTGCCCGCTGTTATTTATACGAGCTAGAAGATTTGATTTGTGAATTTGACTCAGCCGATATACTTACACCAGTTTTTAATCCCGACTTGTTCAAAGTTACTAATAGAATTGCTAATACTATGGCTCAAGCTGTTGGTAGTAGCAAGCTAATTAATCCATTATTCAAGCAATTTAATCTGGATAAAGAGTACGAACTATTTTTTATCATCTGCCAGTCTCCTCTAGACATTCTAGCGATAAATTCAATAAAAAACTGGCGAAACAAATGTCGTAGAGTAGTAGTTTGGCTCGATGAAATTTGGGCAAAAGATGTTGAAAAATGGAAAGCTCAGCTGAGTTTTTTGCAAGAAGTTGACTATATCTTCATGAATTTCAGCCAAAGTATCGAGGGAGTCTCTAAAATAATTCAGCGCCCTTGTGACTACATTCCATTTGGGATTGATGCAATTAAGTTCTGTCCTTATCCGCTCAACAGAGAGCGTAGCGTCGATCTTTATAGTGTTGGTCGCCGCTCGCAAGTCACGCATCAAACTTTATTGGATTTATCTGAAAGAGTTAATTTTTTTTATATCTATGAAACTATCAAAGATCTATACACAGCCGATCATAGATATCATCGAAGTTTATATAAAAATATTTTAAAAAAGAGTCGTTATTTTATTGCCAATCGAGCAAAGATTGACGATGCAAATGCAACTGGCGATCAACAAGAAGTAGGCGCACGCTTTTTTGAAGGTGCAGCAGCAGGAACAGTCATGCTAGGAGTTCCCCCTGAATGCGAATCCTTTACTCGAAATTTTGACTGGGAGGATGCAGTCATTCAAGTTGCTTACGATGCCCCTAATATAGTTGAAATTCTAGCCGAACTTGACTCCCAGCCCGATCGCTTGCAAAAAATCCGTACTAACAATGTTGTTAACTCACTCTTAAAACATGATTGGGTTTACCGTTGGGAAACAATTTTAGCTACAGTCGGACTGGATAGTACGCCAGCAATGATGGCTCGGAAAGCTCGTCTACAGAACTTAGTCGAGAGAATACTGACTCGGAAAAACAGCGATCGGCAGCTCATTACTCAGACCGGATTCACAAGCAAGACAGAACGCAGATGCCAGTTGTTTGAATCAGTTATCACTGACTAG
- a CDS encoding DUF6679 family protein has product MLHRKIYQLCCDGREVCIFLRDQQRWIEKARIIDIEGDLVTLRYETEEEDEICSWEEMVRLESIGAVTQKLASVPRGNAEPLVSDDCPEAERIRNRFTDSNPE; this is encoded by the coding sequence ATGCTACACCGCAAGATTTATCAACTGTGTTGCGATGGGCGTGAAGTATGTATCTTCTTGCGGGATCAGCAACGCTGGATCGAGAAAGCCCGCATCATCGATATCGAAGGCGATTTAGTCACTCTCAGATATGAAACTGAAGAAGAAGACGAAATCTGCTCTTGGGAGGAGATGGTTCGCCTAGAAAGTATTGGTGCAGTGACTCAGAAGCTAGCTTCTGTACCGCGAGGCAATGCTGAACCCTTAGTTTCTGACGACTGCCCCGAAGCAGAGCGCATTCGCAATCGCTTTACTGATTCTAATCCTGAATAA
- a CDS encoding MBL fold metallo-hydrolase, whose protein sequence is MSDRMSASSMPVGEANSELECFPYGVKHGDEGVCLMVKMGPYRILLDCGLTDISVLQSGLEQPKSHGLLVATNLPVDLVLCSHAHPDHAKGLLSLHRAFPQLPIYASEATTRLLPLNWLDEDGKIPQFCQALPWRSPVEFQDGLTAELYPAGHLPGAAAILLTYTTGRRTYTVFYTGDFFLSNSRLVEGLPLEELRGLEPDVLIIEGTYGTARHPHRRNQENQLAERINRAIASSYSVLLPTSTLGLGQEILMLLRSHHNFTGRNLDIWVDGSVAQGCDAYLELLPHFPTAVQNFAKHQSLFWDEKVRPRVRRLPLEQRGIVGQSPCIAIADNVTDLSQYCQPNTGPWLVLLPENPGHPNEFQPSLFTPHSSPLVEVETYLLAQHSDGPGTTQLIHNLRPKHVIFVHGAPTYLADLASLEELRNRYHLHSPAVGTLVDLPIGDVFVQPAAPETNYEGELNELGTVVTITLPDAITADPRWRNFADTGLVEARWQGEDLVLRGLSPRELMNQNGDRLAWTDLSCCATCKFQRGQRCWNPESPLFGFKVTPDGYCPAYERQDE, encoded by the coding sequence ATGAGCGATCGCATGTCAGCATCCTCTATGCCTGTAGGGGAAGCAAATTCAGAACTAGAATGCTTTCCCTATGGTGTGAAGCATGGGGATGAAGGTGTCTGTTTGATGGTCAAGATGGGACCGTACCGCATTCTGCTCGATTGCGGATTGACGGACATTTCTGTTTTACAATCGGGACTAGAACAGCCTAAGTCTCATGGTTTACTTGTCGCTACCAACTTGCCAGTAGACCTAGTTCTATGCAGTCATGCTCATCCCGATCATGCTAAAGGTTTACTATCCCTGCATCGTGCCTTTCCGCAACTGCCAATTTATGCCAGCGAAGCAACAACTCGTCTGCTACCGCTGAATTGGTTAGATGAGGATGGAAAGATCCCGCAATTTTGTCAAGCGCTACCTTGGCGATCGCCTGTGGAATTTCAGGATGGATTGACGGCTGAATTATATCCTGCCGGACACTTACCAGGGGCAGCAGCCATTCTCCTTACCTACACGACTGGACGGCGCACTTATACAGTGTTTTACACGGGGGACTTTTTCTTATCTAACTCTCGCCTGGTGGAAGGGTTACCTTTAGAAGAGTTACGCGGTTTAGAACCAGATGTATTAATTATCGAAGGAACCTACGGCACGGCACGTCATCCGCACCGTCGCAACCAAGAAAATCAACTGGCTGAAAGAATTAATCGGGCGATCGCCAGTTCGTATTCTGTCCTTTTGCCTACATCGACTCTAGGTCTAGGTCAGGAAATTCTGATGCTGTTGCGCAGCCATCACAACTTTACCGGACGCAACCTCGATATTTGGGTTGATGGCAGTGTAGCTCAGGGCTGCGATGCCTATTTAGAATTACTACCACATTTCCCCACAGCAGTACAAAACTTTGCCAAACATCAATCTTTATTTTGGGATGAAAAGGTACGCCCGCGAGTCCGTCGCCTACCACTCGAACAGCGAGGAATTGTCGGTCAATCGCCCTGTATCGCGATCGCAGATAATGTTACTGATTTAAGTCAATACTGCCAACCCAACACCGGACCCTGGTTAGTTCTTCTCCCTGAAAATCCTGGTCATCCTAACGAGTTTCAACCCTCACTCTTCACTCCTCATTCCTCACCCCTAGTAGAGGTAGAAACCTACCTGCTAGCACAGCATAGCGATGGTCCTGGTACGACTCAACTTATTCACAACCTGCGACCGAAGCACGTTATTTTCGTTCATGGCGCTCCAACTTATCTAGCCGACCTAGCTAGCCTGGAAGAATTACGCAACCGCTACCACTTACATTCTCCAGCCGTTGGCACGCTTGTCGATTTACCCATCGGCGATGTTTTCGTTCAACCAGCTGCTCCAGAAACGAATTATGAAGGAGAACTTAATGAATTAGGTACGGTTGTAACTATTACCTTGCCTGATGCCATTACCGCCGATCCTCGCTGGCGCAATTTTGCCGATACAGGCTTAGTGGAAGCTCGCTGGCAAGGTGAAGACCTAGTTTTGCGGGGCTTGTCGCCCCGCGAGTTGATGAACCAAAATGGCGATCGCTTAGCCTGGACGGATTTGAGCTGCTGTGCTACCTGCAAGTTCCAGCGCGGGCAGCGCTGTTGGAATCCAGAGTCGCCCTTATTTGGCTTCAAGGTTACACCGGATGGCTACTGCCCTGCCTACGAACGCCAAGACGAATAA
- a CDS encoding DNA-3-methyladenine glycosylase yields MTLFHQILEPSTLTRPSTEVAPALLGCTLVRQLPSGQILRGAIVETEAYAPGDPAFHAYRRVTPRNQVVFGMAGRAYVYQIYGMYHCLNVVTDCEGIPSAVLIRALQLECLPSGWEIGSKGNLHRLAAGPGKLCRVLQIDRGLNGTILQPGQPLWLEQRQQEFAIVQTTRIGLSQGVDLPWRWYVQGCPAVSKV; encoded by the coding sequence TTGACTCTCTTCCATCAGATTTTAGAACCTTCTACCCTAACCCGTCCATCTACTGAAGTTGCACCAGCATTACTTGGCTGCACTTTAGTTAGGCAATTGCCGTCTGGACAAATTCTCAGGGGAGCGATCGTCGAAACAGAAGCTTATGCCCCTGGAGATCCAGCTTTTCATGCCTATCGGCGTGTCACCCCGCGCAATCAAGTTGTATTTGGCATGGCAGGGAGAGCATACGTGTATCAAATCTATGGCATGTACCACTGCCTAAATGTCGTCACGGACTGCGAAGGAATTCCTAGTGCCGTACTCATTCGCGCTTTACAACTGGAGTGCTTGCCTAGTGGCTGGGAAATTGGTAGTAAAGGAAACTTGCACCGTCTAGCGGCTGGACCAGGTAAACTATGTCGTGTTTTGCAGATCGATCGCGGCTTAAACGGAACTATATTACAACCAGGACAACCGCTATGGCTCGAACAACGTCAGCAAGAATTTGCGATCGTCCAGACAACGCGGATCGGACTATCTCAAGGTGTAGATCTCCCTTGGCGGTGGTACGTGCAGGGTTGTCCGGCTGTTTCTAAAGTTTAA
- the mscL gene encoding large conductance mechanosensitive channel protein MscL: MARSNGGGFWADFRKFIMRGNVIDLAVAVVIGGAFGKIVTSFVEDIITPVILNPALQAANVQDLQNLSVNGIKYGVFLAAVLNFLVIALCLFLIIRAFEKAQRRFFRSPEAAEAAPPDPTVIAQERLTGALDRLTTTIETRNLG, from the coding sequence ATGGCACGTAGTAACGGCGGCGGTTTTTGGGCAGATTTTCGCAAGTTTATCATGCGCGGCAACGTCATTGACTTGGCAGTTGCAGTTGTTATCGGTGGCGCATTTGGCAAGATCGTTACCTCTTTCGTAGAAGATATTATTACGCCCGTAATTCTCAATCCGGCATTGCAGGCTGCTAACGTTCAAGATTTACAAAATTTATCGGTCAACGGCATCAAATACGGTGTGTTTCTAGCAGCTGTTCTCAACTTTTTAGTCATTGCTCTTTGCCTTTTCTTAATCATCCGTGCCTTTGAAAAAGCCCAGCGCCGATTTTTCCGCAGTCCAGAAGCTGCTGAAGCTGCACCACCCGATCCCACTGTTATTGCCCAAGAGAGATTGACAGGAGCATTAGATCGCCTGACGACCACAATTGAGACTCGGAACCTGGGTTAA